In Kitasatospora viridis, a single window of DNA contains:
- a CDS encoding TIGR02680 family protein — translation MTVTALPQPTATEAQPIATEAQPTVTEAQPTATEQAAGARWQPSRAGILNVWRYYDEIFTFHQGRLLLRGQNGTGKSKALEVLLPFLFDASLRPSRLSTFGGSDRTMHWNLMGEGASGKTRVGYVWLEFRRAHEDGPAWFTCGARLQATTHTSGVTADFFTTTARIDVPGGLSLVNDAGQPLTRAVLAEALRGRGELHAAAADYRGTVRSTLFPGLSEQRYDAMITALLQLRTPKLSERLDPSLLSSLLSRALPPLGQGEIAELAEGFERLDRQREHLRTLDEEVTAATAVATQQRGYAQRVLRAGAAALISATTELDNLSRTARDSEEAHADAVGERERTILAKADHEHAAQEIEGAIEGLLDSEIYRQGQELDQLRRRADRAAEAAERGRSAADRKVRAAGEDAARAEQARVRAERCAEQSRAAREDARGAARRAAMESLCTEVQVMLDAAAGAAADTTEHGRGARRLVRGAVASRHGRIAEVRAAVERHERSVADREVAEEHLEEARARLADAAERRAQNAGAYEAAVDAHADRLRQWATAGCTELRIDDVEELASRAAVETGVLALVEIATRAAERGITADETTARAARDRSRTRRDRIALELERTSAVTELPPAPPRTRTADRAVSAGAPLWRLLAFQPDVPPADQAGIEAALEAAGLLDAWLTPDGSLTVLGHDVLADPASAAPTPGPSLLDVLRPETDGPVPAAQVQRLLAGIAYGRTLPAGSPVAVAADGSWRLAVTTGSWAKGEAGHIGAVARERTRQRRIAELAADLAKETAATTAFEAELRSLAERRQRIAADVGSRPAHAEVDQAKRAWERAEVEVGARGDAVRLAVERLAQREEAVAVERRALTGACAEHALPTERAALDAVAAAVEVLREQADVWLDAHVDWSAARGAWDAASTHAEASRSAAEERVGEAEEAEGTARGLRAALEAVESSIGEDYLQLAARLGDLRTSLTRVREEIGAGTKALIAVEGRIGALTATMAQDAVRRDDAVGVRNEAAQRFRRLCVLGFPEDAGATLVLTSGDGTRATLEAAREAALKWPNLPHSSRNLGDALNRLSEAVHRARQSLSTRADLELEPDEDIHVFTASIDGARTGATGLLALLTGDRDRSQDDITAAERTLFDQTLTGDTRRHLASRIRQAGELVERMNGHLEHVRTASRVAVRLVWQIHPDLPAGTRTARELLLKDPARITEADREALHAFFRGRIEEAKSRNTAATWDEQLAEVLDYTAWHQFVVKLDRANGAGWQLLTKRLHGALSGGEKAIALHLPLFAAVAAHYEAVPVSPRLILLDEVFVGVDTINRGQVFALLAALDLDLVLTSDHEWCTYRELSGIAVHQLITGADGDDAVTSARFTWTGAELLPDGSPAGEAE, via the coding sequence ATGACTGTGACGGCACTCCCGCAGCCGACCGCGACCGAGGCCCAGCCAATCGCGACCGAGGCCCAGCCGACCGTGACCGAGGCCCAGCCGACCGCGACCGAGCAAGCGGCAGGGGCGCGCTGGCAGCCGTCCAGGGCCGGCATCCTCAACGTCTGGCGGTACTACGACGAGATCTTCACCTTCCACCAGGGCCGCCTGCTGCTGAGGGGTCAGAACGGCACCGGCAAGTCCAAGGCCTTGGAAGTACTGCTGCCGTTCCTGTTCGACGCCAGCCTGCGCCCCAGCCGGTTGTCCACCTTCGGCGGCTCCGATCGCACCATGCACTGGAACCTGATGGGCGAGGGCGCGTCGGGCAAGACCCGGGTCGGCTACGTCTGGCTGGAGTTCCGCCGCGCCCACGAGGACGGACCGGCGTGGTTCACCTGCGGTGCCAGGCTCCAGGCGACCACGCACACCAGCGGCGTCACCGCGGACTTCTTCACCACGACCGCGCGGATCGACGTGCCCGGCGGCCTCTCCCTGGTCAACGACGCCGGGCAGCCGCTCACCCGTGCCGTGCTGGCCGAAGCCCTGCGCGGACGCGGCGAGTTGCACGCCGCGGCGGCCGACTACCGCGGCACGGTCCGCAGCACGCTCTTTCCCGGCTTGAGCGAGCAGCGCTACGACGCCATGATCACCGCCCTGCTCCAACTCCGGACTCCCAAGCTCTCCGAGCGCCTCGACCCGTCGCTCCTCTCCTCGCTGCTGTCCCGCGCCCTGCCGCCGCTCGGCCAGGGCGAGATCGCCGAGCTCGCCGAGGGGTTCGAGCGCCTGGACCGTCAGCGTGAGCACCTGAGGACCCTGGACGAGGAGGTCACCGCCGCCACCGCGGTCGCGACCCAGCAGCGCGGCTACGCCCAGCGGGTGCTGCGGGCCGGGGCGGCCGCGCTCATCTCCGCCACCACCGAGCTGGACAACCTCAGCCGCACCGCCCGGGATAGCGAGGAAGCGCACGCCGACGCCGTGGGTGAACGCGAGCGCACCATCCTGGCGAAGGCCGATCACGAACACGCGGCCCAGGAGATCGAGGGCGCCATCGAGGGACTGCTCGACTCGGAGATCTATCGCCAGGGTCAGGAACTCGACCAGCTCCGCCGCCGTGCCGACCGTGCCGCCGAGGCTGCCGAGCGCGGCCGGTCGGCCGCCGACCGCAAGGTCCGCGCGGCCGGCGAGGACGCCGCACGGGCCGAGCAGGCCCGGGTGCGCGCCGAGCGGTGCGCCGAGCAGAGCCGGGCCGCCCGCGAGGACGCCCGGGGAGCGGCCCGGCGAGCGGCCATGGAGTCCCTCTGCACCGAAGTCCAGGTGATGCTGGACGCCGCCGCGGGTGCGGCGGCCGACACGACCGAGCACGGGCGCGGCGCACGTCGGCTGGTGCGCGGCGCGGTCGCGTCACGCCACGGCCGCATCGCCGAGGTCCGTGCTGCGGTGGAACGGCACGAGCGGTCCGTGGCGGACCGCGAGGTGGCGGAGGAGCACCTCGAAGAGGCGCGCGCACGGCTGGCCGATGCGGCCGAGCGCCGCGCACAGAACGCCGGTGCGTACGAGGCCGCGGTCGATGCCCACGCCGACCGGCTGCGCCAGTGGGCCACGGCCGGGTGCACCGAGCTGCGCATCGACGATGTGGAGGAACTCGCCTCCCGCGCCGCGGTCGAGACCGGCGTGCTGGCCCTGGTCGAGATCGCCACCCGCGCTGCCGAGCGCGGCATCACCGCCGACGAGACCACCGCCCGCGCCGCCCGGGACCGGAGCCGTACCCGGCGGGACCGGATCGCGCTGGAACTGGAACGCACCTCCGCCGTGACCGAGCTCCCGCCGGCGCCGCCGCGCACGCGCACGGCGGACCGGGCGGTGTCGGCGGGAGCCCCATTGTGGCGGCTGCTGGCCTTCCAACCGGACGTGCCGCCCGCCGATCAGGCCGGCATCGAAGCGGCCCTGGAGGCGGCCGGCCTGCTGGACGCCTGGCTCACCCCGGACGGCAGCCTCACCGTCCTCGGTCACGACGTGCTGGCCGACCCGGCCTCGGCCGCCCCGACACCGGGCCCCTCGCTGCTCGACGTCCTGCGCCCCGAAACCGACGGCCCGGTGCCGGCCGCACAGGTGCAGCGGCTGCTCGCGGGCATCGCCTACGGGCGTACGCTCCCGGCGGGCTCCCCGGTGGCCGTAGCAGCCGACGGCAGCTGGCGCCTCGCGGTGACCACCGGCAGCTGGGCGAAGGGCGAGGCCGGTCACATCGGTGCCGTGGCCCGGGAGCGCACCAGGCAGCGCCGGATCGCCGAACTGGCAGCGGATTTGGCCAAGGAGACCGCGGCCACCACCGCGTTCGAAGCCGAGTTGCGCTCCCTCGCCGAGCGCCGGCAGCGCATTGCCGCCGATGTGGGGTCGCGGCCGGCCCACGCGGAGGTGGACCAGGCCAAGCGTGCCTGGGAGCGTGCGGAGGTCGAGGTGGGAGCACGCGGCGATGCGGTGCGCCTGGCCGTCGAGCGCCTCGCGCAGCGGGAGGAGGCGGTGGCGGTCGAACGGCGTGCGCTGACGGGCGCCTGCGCCGAGCACGCCCTGCCGACCGAGCGTGCCGCCCTGGACGCCGTCGCCGCCGCTGTCGAGGTGCTGCGCGAGCAGGCCGACGTCTGGTTGGACGCACACGTGGACTGGTCGGCCGCCCGAGGCGCCTGGGATGCCGCCAGCACCCACGCCGAGGCGTCGCGGTCGGCTGCCGAGGAGCGTGTGGGTGAGGCGGAGGAGGCGGAGGGCACGGCCCGGGGACTTCGGGCGGCGCTCGAAGCCGTCGAGAGTTCGATCGGCGAGGACTACCTCCAACTGGCCGCCCGGCTCGGCGATCTGCGGACATCACTCACCCGGGTCCGCGAGGAGATCGGGGCCGGGACCAAGGCCCTCATCGCCGTGGAAGGCCGGATCGGTGCACTGACCGCGACCATGGCCCAGGACGCGGTCCGCCGGGATGACGCCGTCGGTGTCCGCAACGAGGCCGCCCAGCGGTTCCGGCGCCTGTGCGTCCTCGGCTTCCCCGAGGACGCCGGCGCGACCCTCGTCCTGACCTCGGGGGACGGCACCCGTGCCACCCTCGAAGCGGCCCGGGAAGCGGCTCTCAAGTGGCCGAACCTTCCGCACAGCAGCAGGAACCTCGGTGACGCGCTCAATCGATTGTCGGAAGCCGTCCACCGGGCCCGCCAGAGCCTGAGCACCCGTGCCGACCTCGAACTTGAGCCCGATGAGGACATCCACGTCTTCACCGCCTCGATCGACGGGGCCCGGACCGGCGCGACCGGGCTGCTCGCCCTCCTCACCGGCGACCGCGACCGGAGCCAGGACGACATCACCGCCGCTGAGCGGACCCTCTTCGACCAGACCCTCACCGGTGACACCCGCCGTCACCTGGCATCCCGGATCCGCCAGGCCGGTGAGCTGGTGGAGCGGATGAACGGCCACCTCGAACACGTCCGCACCGCCTCCAGGGTGGCTGTTCGCCTGGTGTGGCAGATCCACCCCGACCTGCCGGCCGGCACCAGGACGGCCCGCGAGCTCCTGCTCAAGGATCCGGCCAGGATCACCGAGGCCGACCGCGAGGCCCTGCACGCTTTCTTCCGCGGCCGCATCGAGGAGGCCAAAAGCCGTAACACCGCGGCGACTTGGGACGAACAACTCGCCGAGGTCCTCGACTACACGGCCTGGCACCAGTTCGTCGTGAAGCTGGACCGCGCCAACGGCGCCGGCTGGCAGCTGCTCACCAAGAGGCTGCACGGCGCGCTCTCCGGCGGCGAGAAGGCCATCGCCCTGCACCTCCCGCTCTTCGCCGCCGTCGCCGCCCACTACGAGGCGGTGCCGGTGTCCCCGCGGCTGATCCTCCTCGACGAGGTCTTCGTCGGTGTGGACACCATCAACCGCGGCCAGGTCTTCGCCCTGCTGGCGGCGCTCGACCTCGACCTGGTGCTCACCTCCGACCACGAGTGGTGCACCTACCGCGAACTCTCGGGCATCGCCGTGCACCAGCTGATCACCGGCGCGGACGGCGACGACGCCGTCACCAGTGCCCGCTTCACCTGGACGGGGGCCGAGCTGCTGCCCGACGGATCCCCTGCGGGAGAAGCGGAGTGA
- the cs1 gene encoding clavaminate synthase Cs1 — translation MTSSTIDCTPYRAELLALAAALPPVPRADLPAFLAEAIRLADRLPHQLRRAIDEFNADGNLDGYLLLRGLPVEPEAVLPPTPVSGPPPEDRPLLAMEAMLCVVGGALGLLTAYDQGYGNRRSLTVLHELFPTPEAHPLSGATSTTQLEFHTDLSHHARQPNYILLSCSRGDHEGRAATLIGSIRKALPLLGDQVREHLYDRVFTRQFDAEDLALTVNVKPLYGAQEDPYVSFNRSFLTAETPEDLAALDALSQALTQVVEPVLLTRGDLLVMDNFRIAHGRAPFTARWDGKDRWLHRAYVRTDRNGQLSGGERPGDVVPFLPRR, via the coding sequence GTGACCTCATCCACCATCGACTGCACTCCGTACCGGGCGGAGCTGCTCGCCCTCGCCGCGGCGCTGCCCCCGGTGCCGCGGGCCGACCTGCCCGCCTTCCTCGCGGAGGCGATCCGGCTGGCGGACCGGCTCCCGCATCAACTGCGCCGGGCCATCGATGAGTTCAACGCCGACGGCAATCTGGACGGCTACCTGCTGCTGCGCGGCCTGCCGGTCGAGCCGGAGGCCGTGCTGCCGCCCACCCCGGTGTCCGGCCCGCCGCCGGAGGACCGGCCGCTACTGGCCATGGAGGCCATGCTCTGCGTCGTCGGCGGCGCACTGGGGCTGCTGACCGCCTACGACCAGGGCTACGGGAACCGCCGCTCCCTCACCGTGCTGCACGAGCTGTTCCCGACGCCCGAGGCGCACCCGCTGTCGGGAGCGACTTCCACCACCCAGCTGGAGTTCCACACGGACCTCTCGCACCACGCCCGCCAGCCGAACTACATCCTGCTGTCCTGCTCGCGCGGCGACCACGAGGGCAGGGCCGCGACCCTGATCGGCTCGATCCGCAAGGCGCTGCCACTGCTCGGCGATCAGGTGCGGGAACACCTGTACGACCGAGTGTTCACCCGGCAGTTCGACGCCGAGGACCTCGCCCTCACGGTCAACGTCAAGCCGCTGTACGGCGCCCAGGAGGACCCGTACGTCAGCTTCAACCGGTCGTTCCTCACCGCCGAGACGCCGGAGGACCTCGCCGCCCTGGACGCGCTGTCGCAGGCCCTGACCCAGGTCGTCGAGCCGGTCCTGCTGACCCGGGGCGACCTGCTGGTCATGGACAACTTCCGGATCGCGCACGGGCGGGCCCCGTTCACCGCGCGCTGGGACGGCAAGGACCGCTGGCTGCACCGGGCCTACGTCCGCACCGACCGGAACGGCCAGCTGTCCGGCGGCGAGCGGCCGGGCGACGTCGTCCCCTTCCTCCCCCGCCGCTGA
- a CDS encoding TauD/TfdA family dioxygenase: MHQVQADYRMPRAEQPVDFTERGAAGRLARGIEEHGFAVATLAGAAEPSAALTVLSTALRLGDPYVPALYRYAETRDYAASYTDIRSNPNDRHPGFSTTAGQAWHVDGLLDEIGRIKTTILYCVRAAHRGGDTLLFNSVAAFAELRAQDPAAARTLLSPTVLNRRSTIPAIEVSATGPAFSVDETGNLITRYTDNETCTWNPDAGPPGTLARALAFLRAACDDPRYRLALRLAPGQALVFRNDRLAHGRQPYEDRPGARRHLVRALFANAPAASG; encoded by the coding sequence GTGCACCAGGTGCAAGCCGACTACCGGATGCCACGGGCCGAACAGCCCGTGGACTTCACCGAGCGCGGGGCCGCGGGCCGGCTCGCACGCGGCATCGAGGAGCACGGGTTCGCCGTAGCCACGCTGGCGGGGGCCGCCGAGCCGAGCGCCGCACTCACGGTGCTCTCCACGGCACTGCGCCTCGGCGACCCCTACGTCCCGGCCCTCTACCGCTACGCCGAAACGCGGGACTACGCCGCCTCCTACACCGACATCCGCAGCAACCCGAACGACCGGCACCCGGGCTTCAGCACCACGGCGGGCCAGGCCTGGCACGTGGACGGCCTCCTCGACGAGATCGGCCGGATCAAGACCACCATCCTCTACTGCGTCCGCGCGGCCCACCGCGGCGGGGACACCCTGCTCTTCAACTCGGTGGCCGCCTTCGCCGAACTCCGCGCACAGGACCCGGCCGCGGCCCGCACGCTGCTCTCCCCCACGGTGCTCAACCGCCGCTCCACCATCCCCGCCATCGAAGTGAGCGCCACCGGCCCGGCGTTCTCGGTCGACGAGACGGGCAACCTCATCACCCGCTACACGGACAACGAGACCTGCACCTGGAACCCCGACGCCGGCCCGCCCGGCACCCTGGCCCGGGCTCTCGCCTTCCTCCGGGCCGCCTGCGACGACCCCCGCTACCGCCTGGCCCTGCGCCTGGCCCCCGGCCAGGCGCTGGTCTTCCGCAACGACCGCCTCGCCCACGGCCGCCAGCCCTACGAGGACCGGCCCGGCGCCCGGCGCCACCTGGTCCGCGCACTCTTCGCGAACGCCCCCGCGGCGTCCGGCTGA
- a CDS encoding Gfo/Idh/MocA family oxidoreductase yields the protein MELLLIGVSRFARRRVLPAAAALPGIERINVASTHARAHDLADVPKLGTVHPDWSRALALTRPGVVYVSLVNGDHARVVRQALDHGHHVVVDKPALPDPETAERLVALARSSSLVLAEATCYAFHPLFAAIRELLADLGAQVTTAVAAFTPPVPPDDWRHDRARGGGAVSDTGPYAVSLGRVLWGTEPERIEVVVGDRTADALETSYGMLAGYPGGRTVLGQFGFTSGYQNLVRLTGPGFAIEVERPFSAPPGTTVALHVQVGDQAYRRTVQPADSMREFLDEVLTATRTGSPAFGAALLSDARALARLRRAAAPPPDRGGTR from the coding sequence ATGGAGCTACTGCTGATCGGCGTGTCGCGGTTCGCCCGACGGCGCGTGCTGCCGGCCGCCGCTGCCCTCCCCGGGATCGAGCGGATCAACGTGGCCAGCACGCACGCACGCGCACACGACCTCGCGGACGTGCCGAAGCTCGGCACGGTGCACCCGGACTGGAGCCGGGCGCTGGCGCTCACCCGCCCCGGGGTGGTCTACGTCTCGCTGGTCAACGGCGACCACGCCCGGGTGGTCCGCCAGGCCCTCGACCACGGGCACCACGTGGTGGTCGACAAGCCGGCCCTGCCCGACCCGGAGACCGCCGAGCGGCTGGTGGCGCTGGCCCGGTCGTCCTCGCTCGTCCTCGCCGAGGCCACCTGCTACGCCTTCCACCCGCTGTTCGCGGCGATCCGGGAGCTCCTCGCCGACCTCGGCGCGCAAGTCACCACGGCCGTGGCGGCCTTCACGCCGCCCGTCCCGCCCGACGACTGGCGCCACGACCGGGCCAGGGGCGGCGGGGCGGTGTCCGACACCGGCCCCTACGCGGTCTCGCTCGGCCGGGTGCTGTGGGGCACGGAGCCCGAGCGGATCGAGGTCGTGGTGGGCGACCGCACCGCCGACGCGCTGGAGACCTCGTACGGCATGCTCGCCGGCTACCCCGGCGGGCGCACCGTGCTCGGCCAGTTCGGGTTCACCAGTGGTTACCAGAACCTGGTCCGGCTGACCGGCCCAGGATTCGCGATCGAGGTCGAACGGCCCTTCTCCGCACCGCCGGGCACGACGGTGGCCCTGCACGTCCAGGTCGGCGACCAGGCCTACCGGCGAACCGTGCAACCCGCCGACAGCATGCGGGAGTTCCTGGACGAGGTGCTCACCGCCACCCGCACGGGCTCACCGGCCTTCGGCGCCGCCCTGCTCAGCGATGCCCGGGCACTGGCCCGGCTACGGCGGGCGGCGGCGCCACCACCGGACCGCGGCGGTACTCGATGA
- a CDS encoding TIGR02677 family protein — MFRFTTGERAELYGAILQAFGEANERLETALGLDEVRARLRSAGWLDDIHDDDLQDALRQLRTWELLDVVQNHAENYRTAEEYERRNLQYSLTRRGEAAIAAVEQALSVLAATGALQTAVLEAVADRLNELYVLLGEAGSSDRRVFSTLQELESHLEALLANTKTFNGELQRLLRAEGADLATFREVKAATVAYLQEFLRNLDRRAQAVASAVQRVEQRGVFLLHERALRGAELPPVAGADPAPAWLERRRARWDGLRAWFLPTDGSRPRVEQLHDVARRAIVTLLQVLDRITESRRRSSSAAQDFRELARWFAAAPTEDDLHRLWSAAFGLGSARHAHLAHPDPELVPSSQRWAEAPPVEVSALLRTSGRTERFTRTGKVRDVGGIKAARAELARKERAELEAAWDVLGTGDPVRLSAFGRLDHAVFERLLDLLGRALAARPDGGGVRRAVTSDGRVEIVLRAGDAGRAVLRTSRGQLEAPDYLVEISVPGGGRAGVRSGVRDGAEAE; from the coding sequence ATGTTCCGGTTCACGACGGGGGAGCGGGCCGAGCTCTACGGTGCGATCCTGCAGGCCTTCGGTGAAGCCAACGAGCGGCTGGAGACGGCCCTCGGGCTGGACGAGGTCCGTGCCCGGCTGCGATCGGCGGGTTGGCTCGACGACATCCACGACGACGACTTGCAGGACGCGCTGCGTCAACTGCGCACCTGGGAACTGCTCGATGTGGTTCAGAACCACGCGGAGAACTACCGCACGGCCGAGGAGTACGAGCGCCGGAACCTCCAGTACTCCCTGACCCGGCGTGGCGAGGCCGCCATCGCGGCGGTGGAGCAGGCGCTCTCGGTGCTCGCGGCGACGGGGGCGCTGCAGACCGCCGTGCTGGAGGCCGTCGCCGACCGGCTCAACGAGCTGTACGTGCTGCTCGGAGAGGCGGGGTCGTCGGACCGCCGGGTCTTCTCCACCTTGCAGGAGCTGGAGAGCCATCTGGAGGCGCTGTTGGCCAACACCAAGACGTTCAACGGCGAGTTGCAGCGCCTGCTGCGCGCCGAGGGCGCGGACCTGGCGACCTTCCGGGAGGTCAAGGCGGCGACGGTGGCGTACCTCCAGGAGTTCCTGCGCAACCTGGACCGTCGTGCGCAGGCGGTGGCGTCGGCCGTGCAGCGGGTCGAGCAGCGCGGGGTGTTCCTGCTGCACGAGCGGGCGCTGCGCGGTGCCGAGCTGCCGCCGGTCGCCGGCGCCGATCCCGCGCCGGCCTGGTTGGAGCGGCGCCGGGCGCGCTGGGACGGGTTGCGGGCCTGGTTCCTCCCCACGGACGGCTCACGACCCCGGGTGGAGCAGCTGCACGACGTGGCGCGGCGGGCCATCGTGACGCTCCTCCAGGTCCTGGACCGGATCACCGAGTCGCGGCGGCGATCCTCCAGCGCTGCGCAGGACTTCCGGGAGCTGGCCCGCTGGTTCGCCGCCGCGCCCACCGAGGATGACCTGCACCGGCTGTGGTCGGCAGCCTTCGGCCTCGGCTCGGCACGTCATGCCCACCTCGCCCACCCGGATCCCGAGTTGGTGCCCTCCTCGCAGCGGTGGGCCGAAGCCCCGCCGGTCGAGGTGTCCGCGTTGTTGCGCACCAGCGGCCGCACCGAACGGTTCACCCGAACCGGCAAGGTCCGGGACGTCGGCGGGATCAAGGCAGCCCGGGCCGAGCTGGCCCGCAAGGAGCGCGCCGAGCTCGAAGCCGCCTGGGACGTCCTGGGTACCGGCGACCCGGTGCGGCTGTCGGCCTTCGGGCGTCTGGACCACGCCGTCTTCGAGCGGCTGCTCGACCTCCTCGGCCGGGCGCTGGCCGCTCGGCCGGACGGCGGCGGAGTGCGCCGGGCCGTCACCTCGGACGGCCGGGTCGAGATCGTCCTGCGGGCCGGCGACGCCGGACGGGCCGTGCTGCGGACGTCGCGCGGGCAGTTGGAAGCACCCGACTACCTGGTGGAGATCAGCGTTCCGGGAGGCGGCCGAGCAGGCGTGCGATCAGGGGTTCGAGACGGGGCGGAAGCGGAATGA
- a CDS encoding TIGR02679 family protein, whose translation MTNRHVLDTPELRPLWHAVHDRLSTGRPVSRVRVGPLGDAGREALADLLGLDRLPGTEPSIQLVHLEAAVADACGQSVREVAAAVIGRPITNRSTEREREATERSLVWDWLAGHEVVTAQPALTEWVGHQQANGLVEGSPDRTRRLLAAALTVLAALPADGEPLPVLAARLLGGDSHALDDGTRLSASVLRALAALYGTDVPDSAEARRALWSRAGVADDELSSTVLAVGLRPDGGGPVARICRISADAGHPVSLALGQLRSPGELGWPTGPVHIVENPSVLALALRQFGDRCPPLVCTSGWPNTAVIHLLRQLARSGSPLRHHGDFDGEGIRIAAHVLAKTGAVPWRLAAGDYRAAATRLPAGPDPGRLTPAPWDPELTLAMAELGTAVVEEVVADVLLDDLRSQLR comes from the coding sequence GTGACGAACCGTCATGTGCTGGACACTCCGGAGCTCCGGCCGCTGTGGCACGCCGTGCACGACCGCCTCTCCACCGGTCGGCCGGTCAGCCGCGTGCGGGTCGGGCCGCTCGGCGACGCCGGTCGGGAGGCCCTCGCGGACCTGCTCGGCCTCGACCGGCTGCCCGGCACCGAACCGAGCATCCAACTCGTCCACCTCGAAGCTGCTGTGGCGGATGCCTGCGGGCAGTCCGTGCGGGAGGTGGCGGCCGCCGTCATCGGCCGCCCGATCACGAACCGGTCGACCGAGCGAGAACGGGAGGCGACCGAGCGCAGCCTTGTTTGGGACTGGCTGGCGGGCCACGAGGTGGTCACCGCCCAGCCCGCCCTCACCGAGTGGGTCGGTCACCAACAGGCCAACGGCCTGGTCGAGGGTTCGCCGGACCGGACCCGTCGCCTGCTTGCCGCCGCACTGACCGTCCTTGCCGCGCTCCCGGCCGACGGGGAACCACTTCCGGTCCTCGCCGCCCGCCTCCTCGGCGGCGACTCCCACGCCCTCGACGACGGGACCCGGCTGTCCGCTTCCGTCCTGCGAGCGCTGGCGGCGCTCTACGGGACTGACGTGCCGGACAGCGCCGAGGCGCGGCGCGCGCTCTGGAGCAGGGCCGGCGTCGCCGACGACGAACTCTCCAGCACCGTGCTCGCCGTCGGCCTCCGCCCCGACGGCGGTGGCCCGGTTGCCCGGATCTGCCGGATCAGTGCCGACGCTGGCCATCCCGTCAGCCTGGCCCTCGGGCAACTGCGCTCCCCTGGTGAACTCGGTTGGCCCACCGGGCCGGTCCACATCGTCGAGAACCCGAGCGTGCTCGCCCTCGCCCTGCGGCAGTTCGGCGACCGCTGCCCGCCGCTCGTCTGCACCTCCGGCTGGCCCAACACCGCGGTGATCCACCTGCTCCGCCAACTCGCCCGGTCCGGCAGCCCCTTGCGTCACCACGGCGACTTCGACGGCGAGGGCATCCGCATCGCCGCCCACGTGCTGGCCAAGACCGGTGCCGTTCCGTGGCGCCTGGCGGCCGGGGACTACCGCGCCGCCGCGACCCGGCTCCCGGCCGGCCCCGACCCCGGGCGCCTCACGCCCGCGCCCTGGGATCCGGAACTCACGTTGGCGATGGCCGAGTTGGGCACGGCCGTGGTCGAGGAAGTGGTAGCTGACGTGCTGCTCGACGACCTGAGGAGTCAGCTGCGGTGA
- a CDS encoding TIGR02678 family protein, with amino-acid sequence MSTLANQLVLAEREDVSRGVRLLLGRPLITERADRSTFELIRRRQGPLTKWFDYHCGWQLVVEPRLGYARLLKIRTGPDASRPARRPRSGKAPFDRRRYTLLCVVAAELLPVPVTTVGLLADRVVQACATDEALPRFDTASKSERMALVDVLKVLESFGALLTMDGVTENFVDSAQAKVLYRVDATLLMRLLAAPVGPSRLAVPAEELPRRFTELLPELVRESRYGGADASEVQHNLRLRHSVLRRLFDDPVLHHDELSADELAYLTSPTGRQIVRRAAEQGGFVLEERADGLMAVDPDGIATDSRFPDDSSSARIAALLLLDPLTAAPGGLTPEQLTAEADDLLRRFPQWAKSYQSQDGAQRLAGDAVRVLTDFGLADRTTGRTVARPAACRYRVALAAGSTP; translated from the coding sequence ATGAGCACCCTCGCCAACCAACTGGTCCTGGCCGAACGCGAGGACGTCTCACGAGGCGTCAGACTGCTGCTCGGGCGACCGCTGATCACCGAGCGCGCGGACCGGTCGACCTTCGAGCTGATCCGCCGCAGGCAGGGCCCGTTGACGAAATGGTTCGACTACCACTGCGGCTGGCAGCTGGTGGTGGAACCCCGCCTGGGGTACGCGCGGTTGCTCAAGATCCGGACCGGCCCGGATGCCTCGCGCCCCGCCCGGCGGCCGCGTTCGGGCAAGGCGCCGTTCGACCGGCGCCGCTACACGCTGCTCTGCGTCGTCGCGGCCGAGCTGCTGCCCGTCCCGGTGACCACCGTCGGGCTCCTGGCCGATCGAGTCGTCCAGGCCTGTGCCACCGACGAGGCGCTGCCGCGGTTCGACACCGCGAGCAAGTCCGAACGCATGGCGCTCGTGGACGTCCTGAAGGTCCTGGAGTCCTTCGGCGCGCTGCTCACCATGGACGGCGTGACGGAGAACTTCGTCGACTCGGCGCAAGCGAAGGTGCTCTACCGGGTGGATGCCACCTTGCTGATGCGCCTGCTCGCCGCACCCGTCGGGCCGTCCCGACTGGCAGTGCCGGCCGAGGAGTTGCCGCGGCGGTTCACGGAACTCCTGCCCGAGCTGGTGCGCGAGAGCCGGTACGGCGGGGCTGACGCGTCCGAGGTGCAGCACAACCTCCGGCTGCGGCACTCCGTGCTGCGCCGGCTCTTCGATGACCCGGTGCTCCACCATGACGAGCTGTCGGCCGACGAACTGGCCTACCTCACGTCTCCCACGGGACGTCAGATCGTCCGGCGCGCGGCGGAGCAGGGCGGCTTCGTGCTGGAGGAGCGCGCCGACGGCCTGATGGCCGTCGACCCGGACGGCATCGCCACGGACAGCAGGTTCCCCGACGACTCCTCGTCGGCCCGGATCGCCGCGCTGCTCCTGCTGGATCCGCTGACCGCCGCTCCGGGGGGTCTGACGCCGGAACAGCTCACCGCGGAGGCGGACGACCTGCTGCGCCGGTTCCCGCAGTGGGCGAAGAGTTACCAGTCGCAGGACGGAGCCCAGCGACTCGCCGGCGACGCGGTCCGTGTCCTGACCGACTTCGGCTTGGCCGACCGGACCACCGGCCGTACCGTCGCCCGGCCCGCCGCCTGTCGCTACCGGGTGGCCCTGGCCGCCGGATCCACCCCGTGA